The region GCAGGAATATAAACGTGCCTGCGAGACGCTTTCCACGGCAAAGGCAGAAGTACTCGAAAAATACGACGAGATTGTCGCGACCTTGATAGATAGCTTTCGTGAACTCGCTAATGACTCAGCCAATCGGTTTCAGGCAACGATGTCGGAGCCTTTTGAACGTCTGGAATTCATAGAGACAGTTGTCGCCAACGCAATCGGAATGATCCCAACCCGCGAAATGATACGCGACGGATTGATTATTACAATGAAGCCCAAGGTGATCGTTCTGGGTTCGGAAATAGTCGCCGAGCGGAATTTGAGCCGCGAGCTGGGCCTCAAAGCCGCCAAAGTGGATGCTGAATACAAGGCCGTTCAACTGGAAATCGATACCAACCGGCGAATAGAACAGATTAGGTTGATAGTGTCGAAGAGGAACTGCGGCGCGAGATCGAAGTCAAAGAACGGATCAGGACACTAAAGATCGAGACCGCCAGAAAAGAAGCAGAGGAAGCGGTTTCGCCGATTAAAGAGGGCTTCGCTCAGATCACAGCCAAAATTTGCGATGCGGCAAGCGAGATGGCCGAGAGGCTTCGCGATGCCCAGTTTGTTCCCGGCTCGCTTGCGAAAAGGGCCCGGCAGATGTGCGAGTGGTATCAATTGATGAATTTCACTGGCGATACGTCGCTTGAAGACGTACTGGCCAGACTGGAAGATGCCGCAGGCCGGGATGTAAAGCTGCGGTCTCCGGAAGAGATGCGCTCCGCGGTCAACGACGTGTTGCGAGCTACGACCGTCCATTCTAAACGACTGCTTGACGAAGACCGGCTTTCAGCTCTCGAGATCTAGTCCCTTCCTTCAATCGCGGTTTTAGTTCTAATGCCCAATATCTTACGCGGAAACATTCCCGGTAGGTAAATAACCGTATGGCAAATTTCGACCTAAGCAAATACATACCCGTTCATTCGCGCATAACGTCTTTCTATGAAAAATACCCTGATGGCCGGATCGTAACCGAACTGGTGTCACTAAACGAGGACAGCGGATTTGTTTGCATTAAGGCGAGTGCATTTCGGAGCCGTGACGATGCCGAACCGAGTGCAACGGGGCACGCTTTCGAGGTACGAGGTCAGGGATACGTGAATAACACATCCTTTATAGAAAATGGGGAGACAAGCTCGATCGGACGAGCCCTTGCCAATCTAGGATTCGCTATTGAAAACGGCATTGCATCCCGTGAAGAGATGCAGAAGGTGAACCGAATGACTGCTCAAGCAGCACAAAATGGTGGTAGTTCCGCACAGCCTAGACCACAGGACTTATCGCCTCCGCAATCTCAACAATCACAGGTTGCCCGTGCGGCTCACAACAACGTATTCCTCCAGCATCCCGAAGAACGACACTCGTAATATGGGTGAGAACAAACATTTCAAAGCCTGAACCTCGCGAAAATCCATGACAGAAAAGAAGCCGATGCCAAGAGCATCGAGAACTTGCTGCACGAACTCGACGTAAGAATTCGAGCACGCTACCCGCTGATCTCGATCAACACCTACGAAGAGGATCGTGTTCGCGACGCGCTGATCGATCTTGTATTCAAAGATCGCCACAAGGAAAAGCCGCTTTATTTTTGGAGTCGGCCCATTGGCCTGCAAAAGATCGCCGATCCTCAGGAGGGACTTCTCCAGAACCCGTCTTTAGTTGCCGACACAGAAGATCCGGAAAGTGTCCTCGGATTCATCGGTGAACAAAAAACAGGGATATTTCTTCTCTGTGACTATGCTCCTTATATTTCTCCTTACGGCCAGGAGGACCCGATGCTTGTCCGCCGTTTACGCGAAATCGCATGGAAGCTGAAATCGACAAAAGCAACGATCTTGTTTGTCGGTCCGAATTTTCCGGATTTGAAAACCCTTGAGAAAGAGGTAACGCAAATCGATCTTGAGCTTCCAAAGAAAGCGAGATCGAGGATTCGATCGAATTGCAGCTGGAAAATCTCAAATCGAGTGGTCTCGATATCGATCTCACAAAGGAAACGCAAACTTCCCTTCTGCAGGCCCTGCTTGGTCTTACGGCCGGAGAGATCAGCAACGTGATAGCCAAGGCTGTGATCAGCTGCAAGGGGCTCAATCACGAGTCGATAAACGTAATTCTTGAAGAAAAAAAGAATGTCATTCGCGGAAGCGGTTCACTGACATATGTCCACCCTGAACCGGTCAGCAATCTTGGCGGCTATAAGTCGCTACGGGCAATTCTGGAACGAGCTGCCTACACCTTCAGTCCGAAGGCCAGAGCGAGACACGTCGAGCCATGCAAAGGCATCTTGCTTGTCGGGTTGCCGGGCTGCGGCAAGGATCTATGCAAGCGAGTGGCTTCGAGTATCACAAATCGAGCTCTTCTCGATCTTGATTTCGGGTCGATCATGGGTGAAGGAGGCGGCGTGATCGGCTCTTCGGCCATGTCAATCAAAAGGGCACTTTCGATCGCCGGAGCTATCAAAGGGATCTTGGGTATCAGCGAGTTCGAAAAGGCGGTATCCGGAATGAAGTCGTCTAATAAAACCGACGGCGGAGAGACCGCCCGAACAATCTCATACCTGCTCAACTGGATGCAGGACAATCGCGATGTACTAGTGTTTGCGACCGCTAACGACGTTCGCGAACTTGAATCCGAGCAATTCCGTATCGGGCGGTTTTCCTATATTCACTTTGTAGATCTACCAACGCCGGAAGACAGGTTGGACATTTTCAAGGTTCACCTTGCAAAACGGGAACTGGATCCCGAGCATTTCGAAATGGATAAGCTCATCGATAAGAGTAAGGATTTCTCTGGAGCGGAGATCGAAGGTGCGGTAAAGGATGGAGTGCTGGAAGCATTTATCGACGGCGACCGCCCTGCTCAAACTAAGGATGTCCTAAAGTCCATCGACTCTATTACGCCAACGGCTCAGATGATGAGCGAAAAGATCGAAGAAATACGAAAATGGGCCCGCAATAATATAAAGGGATCTGGCGTTGGCAGCGGAGCCGCCGCTATTTCAGGGCCAAATAACGGCCGGGCGTACGAACTTTAAACGGGAGAAATAAATGAGCAAATATATGGCATTCGAAGCGGAGGCTTTCGCCAACGCTCCGCTTCTTATTGATGCGCTTAACGAGATCGGGTTTAAAGACGTAGTTCAGGGCGACTGTCTTTTGCTCCAGGGTTGGGATAAGCGGGATGCACGGACCGCAGATATCGTGATTCGCCGCTCCGACGTAAAGAATCACCGACTTTTGGGCGACATCGGCTTTCAAAAAACGCCAAAAGGATATGTAGCCGTGATCGATGATATGGATCTCAATTACAGTCTTGGCAAGGACTTTATAAAACGTCTGCAATCACAATATCATGAGGCCGCCGCTCGCAAAATGGCTACAAAGCTTGGCGGAACGCTCATTCGGGAGCATATCGGAAAGACCATCAAGATACGAGTCAAATTTTAGGAGACAAATAGTGTATGCCGGAAATCGAATTTACGATCAATACGGAAACGGGAGCCTGCGAAACCGAGATCAAGGGTATTCAGGGACCGGCTTGCGAACACGCAGCGCCATCTAAAACAAATTCTCGGCAATCCTTCAACTGATCGAAAAACCAAAGAGTACTATGTTAAGCCCCAACCCAAAAGC is a window of Chloracidobacterium sp. DNA encoding:
- a CDS encoding DUF1257 domain-containing protein → MSKYMAFEAEAFANAPLLIDALNEIGFKDVVQGDCLLLQGWDKRDARTADIVIRRSDVKNHRLLGDIGFQKTPKGYVAVIDDMDLNYSLGKDFIKRLQSQYHEAAARKMATKLGGTLIREHIGKTIKIRVKF
- a CDS encoding AAA family ATPase gives rise to the protein MQLENLKSSGLDIDLTKETQTSLLQALLGLTAGEISNVIAKAVISCKGLNHESINVILEEKKNVIRGSGSLTYVHPEPVSNLGGYKSLRAILERAAYTFSPKARARHVEPCKGILLVGLPGCGKDLCKRVASSITNRALLDLDFGSIMGEGGGVIGSSAMSIKRALSIAGAIKGILGISEFEKAVSGMKSSNKTDGGETARTISYLLNWMQDNRDVLVFATANDVRELESEQFRIGRFSYIHFVDLPTPEDRLDIFKVHLAKRELDPEHFEMDKLIDKSKDFSGAEIEGAVKDGVLEAFIDGDRPAQTKDVLKSIDSITPTAQMMSEKIEEIRKWARNNIKGSGVGSGAAAISGPNNGRAYEL